Proteins from a single region of Abyssalbus ytuae:
- a CDS encoding citrate synthase: MSDKATLEYKGKKYEFPVVIGTENEVGIDIKTLRGDSGLITLDPGYKNTGSCESAITYLDGEQGILRYRGYSIEELAEKADFLEVAYLLIFGELPTKQELDKFHYDIKERSEVDEDMKRILDSFPRNAHPMGILSSLTSALTAFDPKSVNVNSREDMYNAIVGLMGKFPVLAAWTLRKMRSKPYDYGDSSLGYVENITKMMFKKPNEEYKMNPVIVNSLDKLLILHADHEQNCSTSTVRIVGSSHAGLFASISGGVSALWGPLHGGANQAVIEMLEAIKADGGDTKRYMAKAKDKDDPFRLMGFGHRVYKNFDPRARIIKKAADEVLADLGVVDPVLDIAKGLEREALEDEYFVQRKLYPNVDFYSGIIYRALGIPTEMFTVMFALGRLPGWIAQWREMRLRKEPIGRPRQIYVGENARSFVDIDKR, from the coding sequence ATGTCAGATAAGGCTACTCTAGAGTATAAAGGAAAGAAGTATGAATTTCCGGTAGTAATAGGCACAGAAAATGAAGTTGGTATAGATATTAAAACCCTTAGGGGCGATTCGGGTTTAATTACCTTGGACCCGGGTTATAAAAATACCGGTTCGTGTGAAAGTGCAATTACTTACCTGGATGGTGAACAGGGAATTCTTCGTTACAGAGGTTATTCAATAGAAGAACTTGCCGAAAAAGCTGATTTCCTGGAAGTAGCTTACTTGTTGATATTTGGAGAATTACCCACTAAACAGGAATTAGACAAGTTTCATTATGATATAAAGGAACGTTCGGAAGTAGATGAAGATATGAAAAGAATTTTGGATAGTTTTCCAAGAAATGCACACCCAATGGGTATTCTTTCATCCCTTACCAGTGCGTTAACTGCTTTTGACCCAAAGTCAGTAAACGTAAATTCCAGGGAAGATATGTATAATGCCATTGTTGGATTAATGGGTAAGTTTCCTGTTCTTGCAGCATGGACCCTAAGAAAAATGCGGTCTAAACCATACGATTATGGAGACAGTTCATTAGGATATGTGGAAAACATAACCAAAATGATGTTTAAAAAGCCCAATGAAGAGTATAAAATGAACCCGGTTATTGTTAATTCATTAGACAAGTTGCTAATTTTACATGCCGATCATGAACAAAACTGCTCAACATCTACGGTAAGAATAGTGGGATCATCACATGCCGGATTGTTTGCATCAATTTCGGGAGGGGTATCTGCCCTATGGGGGCCGCTACATGGTGGAGCGAACCAGGCAGTAATTGAAATGCTTGAAGCAATAAAAGCTGATGGTGGCGATACAAAAAGATACATGGCGAAAGCCAAAGACAAAGACGATCCTTTCCGTTTGATGGGATTTGGGCACAGGGTTTATAAAAATTTTGACCCACGCGCCAGAATTATAAAAAAGGCAGCTGATGAAGTGTTGGCAGATTTAGGAGTGGTAGACCCCGTGTTAGATATTGCCAAAGGACTTGAAAGAGAGGCTTTGGAAGATGAATATTTTGTACAAAGAAAATTATACCCTAATGTAGATTTCTATTCCGGTATTATTTACAGAGCCCTTGGTATACCCACCGAAATGTTTACCGTTATGTTTGCCTTAGGCAGGCTTCCGGGTTGGATAGCTCAATGGAGAGAAATGCGTTTGCGTAAAGAGCCTATTGGCAGGCCAAGACAAATTTATGTAGGAGAAAATGCCAGGTCTTTTGTTGATATAGATAAAAGATAA
- a CDS encoding dimethylarginine dimethylaminohydrolase family protein, with the protein MLKLNIKNETSRLQAVLLGIAKSNGPVPTPEEAYDPKSREHILSGTYPHEENMIKEMEAVVKVFEKHNVKVYRPELIGNCNQIFARDIAFVIDDIFIKSNILPDRDKEIHAIDYLIEQIPPDKVITLPEKAHVEGGDIILYNDYIFAGTYTRADYPGYITARTNIHAVKELTKLFPNKTVKAFDLRKSNTNARENVLHLDCCFQPVAHNKAIIYKDGFLNKTDYLWLVNFFGKENVFEINKEEMYNMFSNIFSISPEVVISDKSFVRLNNWLKDQGMTVEEVSYAEIGKQGGLLRCSTMPLIRE; encoded by the coding sequence ATGTTAAAATTAAATATTAAGAACGAAACATCTCGCCTGCAAGCAGTTTTATTAGGTATCGCAAAAAGTAATGGACCTGTTCCTACACCGGAGGAGGCATATGACCCTAAATCTAGAGAGCATATTTTGTCAGGAACTTACCCCCATGAAGAGAATATGATAAAGGAAATGGAGGCAGTAGTTAAGGTTTTTGAAAAACATAATGTTAAAGTATACAGGCCGGAACTTATTGGAAATTGTAACCAGATTTTTGCCAGGGACATTGCCTTTGTAATAGATGATATATTTATTAAATCGAACATACTCCCTGACAGGGATAAGGAAATACACGCAATTGATTATTTAATTGAACAAATTCCCCCTGATAAGGTAATTACTTTACCGGAAAAAGCACATGTAGAAGGAGGAGATATCATACTCTATAATGATTACATATTTGCAGGAACATACACACGGGCAGATTATCCGGGATATATAACCGCCAGAACCAATATTCATGCAGTAAAAGAATTAACAAAACTTTTCCCTAATAAAACCGTAAAAGCTTTTGATCTTAGAAAATCCAATACCAATGCCAGGGAAAATGTACTTCATTTAGACTGTTGTTTTCAGCCTGTAGCACATAACAAGGCTATTATTTATAAAGATGGTTTTTTAAATAAAACAGATTATTTATGGTTGGTAAACTTTTTTGGAAAAGAAAATGTTTTTGAAATAAATAAAGAAGAAATGTATAATATGTTTAGCAATATATTTTCCATTTCACCGGAAGTCGTGATTTCAGATAAAAGTTTTGTCCGGCTTAACAATTGGCTAAAAGATCAGGGTATGACCGTAGAAGAAGTATCCTATGCTGAAATAGGCAAACAGGGAGGTCTTTTAAGATGTAGCACTATGCCTTTGATAAGAGAATGA